A genomic window from Methanobrevibacter arboriphilus JCM 13429 = DSM 1125 includes:
- a CDS encoding oligosaccharide repeat unit polymerase family protein — MNIKHKFKERYGNIDIFNPYIVIFFIIIFILVSLPMLYFSDELPRPSFQVYLYILLGIIFFVIGIKFPKILSKLSKKFDKKIKTLNKIKKKKLGSLPSFKISSYYKNNNEDNENKNNKGNKFKNFELIILSIVLIGLLLQIINFILLGGIPLFSGFLKAEAATRIWLFSYIFFIIGINILLAKYNRKIYYLLLIIGLGLFALTGYRTTPIAILLSSFITLYYSRNLKIKYQMFFGIIIIFLMIVIGFIAVQSIEWQHWRLNALELISYRAGFTLNILNRTIPLAGSTQGELFYYTLTGFFKSVDPRVLVGQAVLGENHSITSTIFGPAILDFGWIGMSIQMFLIGFILKMLHIIQKHVKSIATAIYGIILGQTLIWIETGPTDIIVWFFYILGIITIIYYIYKIDYIYNHLKNYYNSYKCQ; from the coding sequence ATGAATATAAAACACAAATTCAAAGAAAGATATGGAAATATAGACATATTTAATCCATATATAGTGATATTTTTTATAATAATCTTTATACTTGTATCTTTACCTATGCTATATTTTTCTGATGAGTTACCAAGACCATCATTTCAAGTGTATCTTTATATTTTATTAGGTATTATATTTTTTGTCATTGGTATTAAATTCCCAAAAATACTATCAAAGTTGTCAAAGAAGTTTGATAAAAAAATAAAAACTCTAAATAAAATAAAAAAAAAGAAATTAGGATCTTTACCTTCATTTAAAATAAGTAGTTATTACAAAAATAACAATGAAGATAATGAAAATAAAAATAATAAGGGTAATAAATTCAAGAATTTTGAGCTTATTATACTATCCATAGTTTTAATTGGATTACTACTGCAAATAATTAACTTCATATTACTTGGAGGAATTCCCCTATTTAGTGGATTTTTAAAAGCAGAAGCTGCAACTAGAATATGGTTATTCTCTTATATATTTTTTATAATAGGAATAAATATACTTTTAGCTAAGTATAATAGGAAAATTTATTATTTATTGCTTATAATAGGATTAGGGCTTTTTGCACTAACTGGATATAGAACAACACCAATAGCAATTTTATTAAGCTCTTTTATAACATTATACTACTCAAGAAATTTAAAGATAAAGTATCAAATGTTTTTTGGAATTATAATAATTTTTTTAATGATTGTTATAGGTTTTATAGCTGTACAATCAATTGAATGGCAGCATTGGAGATTAAATGCATTAGAATTAATATCTTATAGAGCAGGTTTTACACTTAATATTTTAAATAGAACAATCCCCCTAGCTGGCTCAACACAAGGAGAACTATTTTATTATACATTAACAGGTTTCTTTAAATCTGTAGATCCTCGTGTACTTGTTGGACAAGCCGTATTAGGAGAAAATCATTCTATAACTTCAACAATATTTGGTCCTGCCATACTGGACTTTGGATGGATTGGAATGAGCATTCAAATGTTTTTAATAGGATTTATATTAAAAATGTTACATATAATTCAAAAACATGTGAAAAGTATAGCTACTGCTATTTATGGAATAATTTTAGGACAAACTTTAATTTGGATTGAAACAGGCCCTACAGACATAATAGTTTGGTTTTTTTATATTTTAGGAATCATTACAATAATATATTATATTTATAAAATAGATTATATCTATAATCATCTAAAAAATTATTATAATAGTTATAAATGTCAGTAA
- a CDS encoding radical SAM protein produces MNTLKKMQILSDSAQYDICDYVNHYKKSDINLPGIYNATGPDGCKIPLFKTLMTNKCVNDCKYCINQSKRNFTRLELSPEELARAFLSYYSNDYVQGLFLSSGIARDVDDTMEKMLDVINILRKKYGYDDYIHLKVIPGASKDSIKRAMSLANRVSLNIESATSDGLSQISSNKDYNKDILKRISWIDSISKKNNSIMCSSSTTQMIIGANDETDVEILSRIKSLYKNYNLSRSYFSSFSPVEGTELEKREECNKNRTSKLYHADSLLNIYKFELDELVFEENNQLSINEDPKYLSALKRDIFPLEINSASFYELIRVPGIGTISAKRIMAIRKKKPFKKMVDLRKLGVVIDRAEPFIKLDGNYQIALDKY; encoded by the coding sequence ATGAACACTTTAAAAAAAATGCAAATTTTGAGTGATTCTGCACAATATGATATTTGTGATTATGTAAATCACTATAAAAAATCTGATATTAATCTTCCAGGAATTTATAATGCAACAGGACCTGATGGCTGTAAAATTCCTCTTTTTAAAACATTAATGACAAATAAATGTGTTAATGATTGTAAATATTGCATCAATCAATCTAAAAGAAATTTTACTAGATTAGAACTAAGTCCAGAAGAATTAGCAAGGGCTTTCCTTAGTTATTATAGCAATGATTATGTGCAAGGATTATTTCTAAGTTCTGGAATTGCAAGAGATGTTGATGACACTATGGAGAAAATGTTAGATGTTATTAATATACTTAGGAAAAAATATGGATATGATGATTATATACACCTTAAAGTGATTCCTGGTGCTAGCAAAGATTCTATTAAGCGCGCAATGTCATTAGCCAATAGAGTAAGTTTAAATATTGAGTCTGCGACTTCAGATGGATTGTCTCAAATTTCTTCAAATAAAGATTATAATAAAGATATATTAAAAAGAATAAGTTGGATAGATTCTATATCTAAAAAAAATAACTCTATAATGTGTTCTAGTTCAACTACACAGATGATTATTGGAGCAAATGATGAAACTGATGTGGAAATTCTTTCTAGAATAAAATCTCTTTATAAAAACTATAACTTATCTAGAAGCTATTTTAGTTCTTTTTCTCCAGTTGAAGGAACAGAACTTGAAAAGAGAGAAGAGTGCAATAAAAATAGAACTTCGAAGTTATATCATGCTGATTCTCTGTTAAATATATATAAATTTGAATTAGATGAGCTTGTTTTTGAAGAAAATAATCAATTATCCATTAATGAAGATCCTAAATATTTATCTGCTTTAAAACGAGATATATTTCCTTTAGAAATTAACTCTGCTTCTTTTTATGAATTAATTCGTGTTCCAGGTATTGGAACTATTTCTGCAAAAAGAATTATGGCTATAAGAAAGAAAAAACCATTTAAGAAGATGGTAGACTTGAGAAAATTAGGAGTTGTTATAGATAGGGCTGAACCATTTATTAAATTAGATGGTAATTATCAAATTGCTCTTGATAAATATTAA
- a CDS encoding aconitase X, which translates to MYLNKEEERMYDGFYGDTVRKSMEILVALGDIYDAEKLVNITSAQISGVSYKTIGDAGLEYLEDLASDKNLNRESVAKVPSTLNPAGTDLDNWESLGFPPKFSKKQNEIVDAYGMLGISKTCTCTPYLVGNVPKFRDHVAWSESSAVAYVNSVIGARTNREGGPGALAAAICGKTPMYGYHLEENRKANLLIELETPISGIDYGALGYMVGKEVGSGVPYFVLKNDSTNTELKALGAALASSGAVALYHIENETPEYDSAGKNELIKNNNKILITDSDIKNTCENLTNSSKNEADLVCLGCPHASLEEIKDIANIVKNKEIKNDLWVCTSINVKAASDRMGYTKIIESAGGHIVCDTCMVVAPIEDMGYETIGVNSAKAANYVPSMCGLDVIFDEAKNLIKFKS; encoded by the coding sequence ATGTATTTAAATAAAGAAGAAGAAAGAATGTATGATGGTTTCTATGGAGATACTGTACGTAAAAGCATGGAGATCCTAGTGGCACTTGGGGATATTTATGATGCAGAAAAACTTGTAAATATTACTTCTGCTCAAATATCTGGTGTTTCTTACAAGACTATTGGTGATGCAGGGCTTGAATATCTTGAAGATTTGGCTAGTGATAAGAATTTAAATAGAGAATCTGTTGCAAAAGTTCCTTCTACTTTAAATCCTGCTGGCACAGATCTTGATAACTGGGAATCTCTTGGATTTCCACCAAAATTTTCTAAAAAGCAGAATGAAATTGTTGATGCTTATGGGATGCTTGGAATTTCGAAAACCTGTACTTGCACTCCTTATCTTGTAGGTAATGTTCCTAAATTTAGAGATCATGTAGCATGGTCTGAATCTTCAGCAGTTGCTTATGTAAATTCAGTTATCGGTGCGAGAACTAATCGTGAAGGTGGACCTGGTGCATTAGCTGCAGCTATTTGTGGTAAAACTCCTATGTATGGTTATCATTTAGAAGAAAATAGGAAAGCAAACCTTTTAATAGAACTTGAAACTCCTATATCTGGAATTGATTATGGGGCATTGGGATATATGGTTGGTAAAGAAGTTGGAAGTGGTGTTCCTTATTTCGTTCTTAAAAATGATTCTACAAATACTGAATTAAAAGCTCTTGGAGCAGCACTTGCGTCTTCTGGTGCTGTTGCATTATATCATATTGAAAATGAAACTCCTGAGTATGATTCTGCTGGAAAAAATGAATTGATTAAAAATAATAATAAAATTTTAATTACAGATTCTGACATTAAAAATACTTGTGAAAACTTAACTAATTCATCTAAAAATGAAGCAGATTTAGTTTGTTTAGGTTGCCCCCATGCTTCTTTAGAAGAAATTAAAGATATTGCAAATATAGTCAAAAATAAAGAAATAAAGAATGATTTATGGGTATGTACTTCTATAAATGTTAAAGCTGCCTCAGATAGAATGGGTTATACAAAAATAATCGAGTCTGCTGGGGGACATATAGTGTGTGATACTTGTATGGTTGTTGCTCCAATTGAAGACATGGGATATGAAACAATTGGTGTAAATTCTGCAAAGGCAGCTAACTATGTTCCTAGTATGTGTGGCCTAGATGTAATATTTGATGAGGCAAAAAATTTAATAAAATTCAAATCTTAA
- a CDS encoding single-stranded-DNA-specific exonuclease RecJ, with protein sequence MLNKANEASDMISKHIKDDHVIRIISHNDADGLSAAGVIANAIKEEGGQFHTTILSRLKPEDVKELSKEKYNLFIFSDMGSAHLKLINKFKSEVIIADHHQVDDTESEDHIIHVNPHIYGIDGSKELSGAGSSYLSIRNLGDGENNKKHLAPLALVGAFGDMQFNDGFIGANELIVEDGIEFGNLEIHQDLKIVSKNQEPLYKSLAYTLNPAMPGLTGDLEGSMGFLEKIGISYGIKFTDLEDEEKDVLKDELIKLNPDIFGSIYSVPKENPVLRNLEEYSYILDACGKNKKTGLGLSIAFGERAEALDAALNLQKKYRDQLIKGMEWIKREGAVQMDFIQYVYSEDKVLKSVMGTISSVGIAAEILDSDKPILSMARMHNDVKVSGRTTRDMIEKGVDLGKVLHDSSLSFGGQGGGHDIAAGAMVPYKEMDNFLNLVNDMVEHQIENN encoded by the coding sequence TTGTTAAATAAGGCTAATGAAGCTTCTGACATGATATCCAAACATATCAAGGATGATCATGTTATAAGAATAATTTCTCATAATGATGCAGATGGACTTTCTGCAGCTGGTGTTATAGCTAATGCTATAAAAGAGGAGGGAGGACAGTTCCATACAACAATCCTTTCTCGCTTAAAGCCAGAAGATGTGAAAGAATTATCTAAAGAGAAATATAATTTATTTATCTTTTCTGACATGGGAAGTGCCCATTTAAAACTTATTAATAAGTTTAAATCAGAAGTTATAATTGCAGATCATCATCAAGTTGATGATACAGAATCAGAAGATCATATTATTCATGTTAATCCTCATATTTATGGGATTGATGGTAGTAAAGAGCTAAGTGGTGCTGGTTCTTCTTATTTAAGTATTAGAAATTTAGGTGATGGAGAAAATAATAAAAAACATCTTGCTCCACTTGCTTTAGTAGGTGCTTTTGGAGATATGCAATTTAATGATGGATTTATTGGTGCAAATGAGCTAATCGTTGAAGATGGGATAGAATTTGGAAATCTTGAAATACACCAAGATCTTAAAATTGTTTCTAAAAATCAAGAACCACTATATAAATCTTTAGCATATACTTTAAACCCAGCGATGCCTGGTTTAACTGGCGATTTAGAGGGATCAATGGGATTTTTAGAAAAAATAGGAATTTCTTATGGAATAAAATTCACTGATCTTGAAGATGAAGAAAAAGATGTTTTAAAAGATGAGCTTATTAAACTAAATCCTGATATTTTTGGAAGTATTTATAGTGTGCCTAAAGAAAATCCTGTTTTAAGGAACCTTGAGGAATATTCTTATATTTTAGATGCTTGTGGGAAAAACAAAAAAACTGGCCTTGGTCTTTCTATTGCATTTGGAGAACGTGCAGAAGCACTTGATGCAGCTTTGAATCTTCAAAAAAAATATAGAGATCAGCTAATTAAAGGAATGGAATGGATTAAGCGAGAGGGCGCAGTTCAAATGGACTTTATTCAGTATGTGTATAGTGAAGATAAAGTCTTGAAAAGTGTCATGGGTACTATTTCTAGTGTAGGAATTGCAGCTGAAATTTTAGATAGTGATAAACCTATTCTATCTATGGCTAGAATGCATAATGATGTAAAAGTTTCTGGAAGAACAACAAGAGACATGATAGAAAAAGGAGTAGATCTTGGAAAAGTTCTCCATGATAGTTCATTAAGCTTTGGGGGTCAAGGTGGGGGCCATGATATAGCTGCTGGAGCTATGGTTCCTTATAAAGAGATGGATAATTTTTTAAACTTAGTAAATGATATGGTTGAGCACCAAATTGAAAATAATTAA
- a CDS encoding 30S ribosomal protein S15, with product MSKPEWVTYSNEEIEEFILKFTKEGKSPSEIGVILRDQYGIPSVKAITGEKITAILKRNEQAQEYPEDIMNLIKRAVNIRDHLKENPKDLHTKRGLTIIESRIRRLGKYYVNDGELPEGWRYDPQEAALLVK from the coding sequence ATGTCTAAACCAGAATGGGTTACTTATTCAAATGAAGAAATTGAAGAATTTATATTAAAATTTACAAAAGAAGGTAAATCTCCAAGTGAAATTGGTGTTATTTTAAGAGATCAGTATGGTATTCCTAGCGTAAAAGCTATTACTGGTGAAAAAATCACTGCTATATTAAAAAGAAATGAACAAGCTCAAGAATATCCTGAAGATATCATGAACTTAATTAAACGTGCTGTAAACATTAGAGATCACTTAAAAGAAAATCCAAAAGATTTACACACTAAAAGAGGATTAACTATCATAGAATCAAGAATTAGACGTCTTGGTAAATATTATGTTAACGATGGTGAATTACCTGAAGGATGGAGATATGACCCACAAGAAGCAGCACTCCTTGTTAAATAA
- a CDS encoding XTP/dITP diphosphatase, translating into MITFITGNNHKVEEAENIFRKFNIELEHIDLGYTEPQGTLEEVAIAGAEYASRKLNKPVIVEDAGLFIKALNDFPGTYSSYVQDTIGNKGILKLMNDLKTDQERYAEFRSVIGYCAPNIEPEIFLGKVSGVIAFEEKGDKGFAFDPIFYVPNMSKTFGELTTDEKNQFSHRRNSLELFVNWYKSNK; encoded by the coding sequence ATGATAACATTTATTACTGGTAACAACCATAAAGTAGAAGAAGCAGAAAATATTTTTCGAAAATTCAATATTGAATTAGAGCATATTGACTTAGGTTACACAGAACCTCAAGGAACTCTTGAGGAAGTAGCTATAGCTGGTGCAGAATATGCTTCTCGAAAATTAAATAAACCTGTGATTGTTGAAGATGCTGGTTTATTCATTAAAGCTTTAAATGATTTCCCTGGGACATATTCATCTTATGTTCAAGATACAATAGGAAATAAAGGTATTTTAAAGCTTATGAATGATTTAAAAACTGACCAAGAACGTTATGCTGAATTCAGGTCGGTCATTGGGTATTGTGCCCCCAATATCGAGCCCGAGATTTTTTTAGGCAAAGTTTCTGGTGTCATTGCATTTGAAGAAAAGGGTGATAAAGGTTTTGCTTTTGATCCAATTTTTTATGTTCCCAATATGTCTAAAACATTTGGTGAGCTAACAACAGATGAAAAAAATCAGTTTTCTCATAGAAGAAATTCATTAGAACTTTTTGTCAATTGGTATAAATCTAATAAATAA
- the ftsA gene encoding coenzyme F390 synthetase has protein sequence MKNNNLYYNKEIETMNRGDLDSLIDEKVKYTIKYAYENSKFYKKWFDKNKIEIKSIKTHEDLKELPIITGDTIKKNQPPSTNFFNFKSAKNKNIVTIHETSGTTGTPKSFFLTENDWEKYIEKYARTFKSQAFKSNDYLIVCTSYGMNIGAESMSLAAKKLKITTIPEGKCTFPIRILKNYKPTSIVGSIFKFLRLAERMKENKLDPQESSIKRLIAGGESFSEESREYIEEIWGVDVYNTYGSTEGTMCGECTEKKGIHVPEDLIHLDIYNSNTETDPNMRLENNTPDSNLDCSESCFLKDGKEGKMILTTLLSKEDKAGTLLINYDTDDSSSVITRKKCGCGRTHMKIDNPTRDAETINIFGNSINRVDIEAGVFQRENMEYLTGEYESFLYGNETENTLRISVECKDYSNLNKKIVEDNFLSSFLRKNNDLKEKYYNDEFEIIFNFLEKGKLEFYKIKGRPKRLIDRR, from the coding sequence ATGAAAAATAATAACCTCTACTATAACAAAGAAATTGAAACAATGAATAGAGGAGATTTAGATTCCTTAATTGATGAAAAAGTTAAATACACAATAAAATATGCATATGAAAACTCTAAATTCTATAAAAAATGGTTTGATAAAAATAAAATAGAAATTAAATCTATTAAAACCCATGAAGATTTAAAAGAACTTCCAATAATAACAGGAGATACAATTAAAAAAAATCAGCCCCCATCTACCAATTTTTTCAACTTTAAATCTGCAAAAAATAAAAATATAGTTACTATTCATGAAACAAGTGGAACAACAGGAACACCAAAATCATTTTTCCTAACAGAAAATGATTGGGAGAAATATATAGAAAAATATGCACGAACTTTCAAATCCCAAGCCTTTAAATCAAATGATTATTTAATTGTTTGTACATCTTACGGAATGAACATTGGAGCAGAATCCATGAGTTTAGCTGCAAAAAAACTGAAAATCACTACAATACCTGAAGGAAAATGTACATTCCCAATAAGAATACTTAAAAATTATAAACCAACAAGTATTGTAGGAAGTATATTTAAATTCTTAAGATTAGCAGAAAGAATGAAAGAAAATAAATTAGATCCCCAAGAATCAAGTATAAAACGCTTAATTGCAGGTGGAGAAAGCTTTTCAGAAGAATCAAGAGAATATATAGAAGAAATTTGGGGTGTTGACGTGTATAACACTTATGGAAGTACTGAAGGAACAATGTGTGGAGAATGTACTGAAAAAAAAGGAATTCATGTACCAGAAGACTTAATACACCTAGATATATATAATAGTAATACTGAAACAGATCCTAATATGCGATTAGAGAACAATACTCCTGATTCTAATCTTGATTGTTCAGAATCATGCTTTTTAAAAGATGGAAAAGAAGGAAAAATGATACTAACGACTTTGCTTAGTAAAGAAGATAAAGCAGGAACATTACTTATTAACTATGATACAGATGATTCTAGTTCAGTTATAACAAGAAAAAAATGCGGTTGTGGTAGAACACATATGAAAATTGATAATCCTACAAGAGATGCTGAAACTATTAATATATTTGGAAATAGTATTAACAGAGTAGATATCGAAGCAGGAGTATTTCAAAGAGAAAATATGGAATATTTAACTGGAGAATATGAATCATTCTTATATGGAAATGAAACTGAAAATACTTTAAGAATATCAGTTGAATGTAAAGACTATTCAAATTTAAATAAAAAAATTGTTGAAGACAATTTTCTAAGTTCATTTTTAAGAAAAAATAATGATTTAAAAGAAAAATATTACAATGATGAATTTGAAATTATATTTAACTTTTTAGAAAAAGGAAAGCTCGAATTTTATAAAATAAAAGGCAGGCCCAAAAGATTAATTGATAGAAGATAA
- a CDS encoding bifunctional N(6)-L-threonylcarbamoyladenine synthase/serine/threonine protein kinase → MIRLICLGIEGTAEKTGVGVVDSDGNILSLVGKQLFPEKGGIHPREAAEHHAKWIPKLISDACDEAKLGLDEIDLVSFSKGPGLGPGLRTTATAARSLSLSINKPIIGVNHCIGHIEIGKLDTSANDPVSLYVSGGNSQIIAYEYGRYRVFGETLDIAIGNALDQFGRETGLGHPGGPVVEKLAKNGSYIDLPYTVKGMDLSFSGLMSAAIRKYKEGIDIEDICYSFQETAFSMLVEVTERALSHTKKDEVLLCGGVAANKRLREMLDGMAEDHFAKFYMPKMEYCGDNGAMIAWLGILMNNSYGPDKIDETRVIQRFRTDEVDATWVKQSKSRIILPKEILAKGAEADILNGNWINKEVIIKKRIPKRYRINEIDDKIRKSRTKRETKLISDVKESGVFSPVLYDVDLKEKSIVMEKIKGVTVKNILEGPSESNHFNKFDQNELLFAIGQSIAKIHQKNIIHGDITSSNILFSEGNVILIDFGLGRYSNLIEDKCVDLLTFKKSLQSVDYKIADKIFNTVLEGYINTYETFSKDFNFKKINIIKKIHEIESRGRYTPH, encoded by the coding sequence TTGATTAGGTTGATTTGTTTAGGAATTGAAGGAACAGCAGAAAAAACTGGTGTTGGAGTTGTTGATAGTGATGGTAATATTCTTTCATTAGTTGGAAAACAATTATTTCCAGAAAAAGGAGGTATTCATCCTAGAGAAGCTGCTGAACATCATGCAAAATGGATTCCTAAGTTAATTTCTGATGCTTGTGATGAAGCAAAATTGGGTCTTGATGAAATTGATCTTGTATCTTTTTCAAAAGGTCCAGGATTAGGTCCAGGGCTCAGAACAACAGCTACTGCAGCTAGATCATTATCATTATCAATCAATAAACCTATTATTGGGGTAAATCATTGTATTGGACACATTGAGATTGGAAAACTTGATACCTCTGCTAATGACCCTGTTTCTTTATATGTTAGTGGTGGAAATAGTCAAATTATAGCTTATGAATATGGAAGATATCGTGTTTTTGGTGAAACTTTAGATATAGCAATTGGAAATGCATTAGATCAATTTGGAAGGGAAACAGGACTTGGACACCCAGGAGGCCCAGTTGTTGAGAAATTAGCTAAAAATGGAAGTTATATAGATTTACCTTACACTGTTAAAGGAATGGATCTTTCGTTTTCTGGATTAATGAGTGCAGCAATTCGTAAATATAAAGAAGGAATTGATATTGAAGATATTTGTTATAGTTTCCAAGAAACTGCATTTTCTATGCTTGTTGAAGTAACAGAAAGAGCTCTTTCACACACAAAAAAAGATGAAGTTCTTTTATGTGGGGGAGTAGCTGCAAATAAAAGACTTCGAGAAATGTTAGATGGTATGGCTGAGGATCACTTTGCTAAGTTTTATATGCCTAAAATGGAATATTGTGGAGATAATGGTGCAATGATTGCATGGCTTGGAATACTCATGAATAATAGTTATGGCCCTGATAAAATAGATGAAACTAGAGTTATTCAAAGATTCAGAACAGATGAAGTTGATGCAACATGGGTTAAACAATCAAAATCAAGAATTATATTACCAAAAGAGATATTAGCTAAAGGTGCTGAAGCTGATATTTTAAATGGAAATTGGATAAATAAAGAAGTTATTATAAAAAAAAGAATTCCTAAAAGATATAGGATTAATGAAATTGATGATAAAATTAGAAAATCAAGAACAAAAAGGGAAACAAAATTAATATCTGATGTTAAAGAATCAGGAGTATTTTCACCAGTTCTATATGATGTTGATTTAAAAGAAAAATCAATAGTAATGGAGAAAATTAAGGGCGTGACTGTTAAAAATATTTTAGAAGGGCCATCTGAATCTAATCATTTTAATAAATTTGACCAAAATGAACTTTTATTTGCTATTGGTCAAAGTATTGCTAAAATTCATCAAAAAAATATTATTCATGGAGATATTACTAGTTCTAATATTTTATTCAGTGAGGGTAATGTTATTTTAATTGATTTTGGTTTAGGTAGATATTCTAATCTTATTGAGGATAAATGTGTTGATTTATTAACTTTTAAAAAATCTTTACAAAGTGTTGATTATAAAATAGCTGATAAGATTTTTAATACAGTTTTAGAAGGATATATTAATACTTATGAAACTTTTTCTAAGGATTTTAATTTTAAAAAGATTAATATAATTAAAAAAATACATGAAATTGAATCTAGGGGACGTTATACTCCTCACTAG
- the cobT gene encoding nicotinate mononucleotide-dependent phosphoribosyltransferase CobT — MVELFNGLKSYGSFELLKKIEGKKPFFICTIATTSTANIPYITGAGATPELMEYTPAGDVELIIHGELRCCDIPPQTIVDGASAPTPAMITKAALELTDVPFLIVDAGSRIKPDVPCITASNKPIHGKDIRTGEAVENPEKIFNDSKIIGRELSKSNDYLVIGESIPAGTTTALGVLTALGYDANFKVSGSMPENPHNLKKDVVMEGLANAGILDGIGNIGKIDPFKAVAAVGDPMIPAVAGMVFGSTVPVILAGGTQMASVCSFIKAIDPNFDFSRICLGTTSFVANDSTSDLFNIVSQIGDIDVHVVNPNFEESSNGGLKNYLKGFVKEGVGAGGAMLMALLLGYSIEDIREKVEEICE, encoded by the coding sequence ATGGTAGAGCTATTCAATGGATTAAAATCTTATGGTTCTTTTGAACTTTTAAAAAAGATAGAAGGTAAAAAACCTTTTTTCATATGTACGATTGCTACAACTTCTACAGCAAATATTCCTTATATTACTGGTGCTGGAGCAACTCCTGAGTTGATGGAATATACTCCTGCAGGAGATGTTGAATTAATCATTCATGGAGAACTTAGATGCTGTGATATACCTCCTCAAACTATCGTTGATGGCGCTTCAGCACCTACTCCTGCAATGATTACAAAAGCTGCCCTTGAATTAACTGATGTTCCTTTTTTAATAGTCGATGCAGGGTCAAGAATAAAACCAGATGTTCCTTGTATTACAGCTTCTAATAAACCCATTCATGGAAAAGATATAAGAACTGGTGAAGCAGTTGAAAATCCAGAAAAAATTTTCAATGATTCAAAGATAATTGGAAGGGAGCTTTCTAAGTCTAATGATTACCTTGTGATTGGAGAGAGTATTCCTGCAGGTACAACAACAGCTCTTGGTGTTTTAACTGCTCTTGGATATGATGCTAATTTTAAAGTTAGTGGTAGTATGCCTGAAAATCCACATAATCTCAAGAAAGATGTTGTAATGGAAGGACTTGCTAATGCTGGCATTTTAGATGGTATTGGGAATATTGGAAAGATAGATCCTTTTAAAGCAGTAGCTGCTGTAGGAGATCCAATGATTCCTGCTGTTGCAGGTATGGTTTTTGGGAGTACAGTCCCTGTTATTTTAGCTGGTGGAACTCAAATGGCTAGTGTTTGTAGTTTTATTAAGGCAATTGATCCAAATTTTGATTTTTCAAGAATTTGTTTAGGTACAACTAGTTTCGTTGCTAATGATTCTACTTCTGACTTATTCAATATAGTATCTCAGATAGGTGACATAGATGTTCATGTTGTTAATCCTAATTTTGAAGAATCTTCTAATGGAGGCCTTAAAAATTATTTAAAGGGATTTGTTAAAGAAGGGGTTGGGGCAGGTGGTGCAATGCTTATGGCACTTCTTTTAGGATATTCAATTGAAGATATTCGTGAAAAGGTTGAGGAAATTTGTGAATAG